The uncultured Roseibium sp. genome contains a region encoding:
- the gatA gene encoding Asp-tRNA(Asn)/Glu-tRNA(Gln) amidotransferase subunit GatA, with protein sequence MTDLTKLTIAEAREGLKNKDYTSSELTEAFLTNIEAANPSLNAYVAVTADKAREMAKASDEKLAKGEGGALEGIPLGIKDLFATKGVHTQACSHILDGFKPVYESTVTSNLWADGAVMLGKLNMDEFAMGSSNETSFYGNVVNPWRKEGSNAALVPGGSSGGSAASVAARLCMGATATDTGGSIRQPAALTGTVGIKPTYGRCSRWGIVAFASSLDQAGPIAHTVRDSAILLKSMASVDPKDTTSVEIDVPDYEAAIGKPVKGLKIGIPKEYRVDGMPAEVEELWQKGIQWLKDAGAEIVDISLPHTKYALPAYYIVAPAEASSNLARYDGVRYGLRVPGNDIVEMYENTRAEGFGAEVQRRILIGTYVLSAGYYDAYYLKAQKVRTLIKRDFDLAWENGVDAILTPTTPDAAFAPGEITDPVTMYLNDIFTVTVNMAGLPGISVPAGLNKSGLPLGLQLIGKPFDEGTLFQVGSVIEEAAGSFEAETWWK encoded by the coding sequence ATGACCGACCTGACCAAACTGACCATTGCCGAGGCCCGCGAGGGGCTGAAGAACAAGGACTATACCTCGAGCGAGCTGACCGAGGCGTTCCTGACCAACATCGAGGCGGCGAACCCGTCACTCAACGCCTATGTGGCGGTGACCGCCGACAAGGCACGCGAGATGGCCAAGGCCTCGGACGAGAAGCTCGCCAAGGGCGAGGGCGGGGCGCTGGAGGGCATTCCGCTCGGCATCAAGGACCTGTTCGCCACCAAGGGCGTGCACACCCAGGCATGCAGCCACATTCTCGACGGTTTCAAGCCGGTCTATGAATCCACCGTGACCTCGAACCTGTGGGCCGACGGCGCGGTGATGCTGGGCAAGCTCAACATGGACGAATTCGCCATGGGCTCGTCCAACGAGACCTCCTTTTACGGCAATGTGGTCAATCCCTGGCGCAAGGAAGGGTCCAATGCGGCCCTGGTTCCCGGTGGCTCGTCAGGTGGTTCGGCGGCTTCGGTCGCTGCGCGCCTGTGCATGGGGGCGACCGCGACCGACACCGGCGGCTCGATCCGCCAGCCGGCGGCGCTCACCGGCACCGTCGGCATCAAGCCGACCTACGGCCGCTGCTCGCGCTGGGGTATTGTCGCTTTCGCCTCGTCGCTCGACCAGGCCGGCCCGATCGCCCACACGGTGCGCGACAGCGCCATTCTGCTGAAATCCATGGCTTCCGTGGACCCCAAGGACACCACGTCGGTAGAAATCGACGTGCCGGATTATGAAGCCGCCATCGGCAAGCCGGTGAAGGGCCTGAAGATCGGCATCCCGAAGGAATACCGGGTCGATGGCATGCCGGCGGAAGTCGAGGAGCTGTGGCAGAAGGGCATTCAGTGGTTGAAGGACGCAGGCGCGGAGATCGTCGACATCTCTCTGCCGCACACCAAATACGCCCTGCCGGCCTATTACATCGTCGCGCCGGCTGAAGCTTCTTCCAACCTCGCCCGCTACGACGGTGTGCGCTATGGCCTGCGCGTGCCGGGCAACGACATCGTGGAGATGTATGAAAACACCCGCGCGGAAGGCTTTGGTGCGGAGGTGCAGCGGCGCATTCTGATCGGCACCTACGTGCTGTCGGCAGGTTACTATGATGCCTATTACCTGAAGGCGCAGAAGGTGCGGACCCTGATCAAGCGCGACTTCGATCTGGCCTGGGAAAACGGCGTCGATGCCATCCTGACGCCGACCACCCCGGATGCCGCTTTTGCGCCGGGCGAGATTACAGATCCGGTGACCATGTATCTGAACGACATCTTCACCGTGACCGTGAACATGGCCGGCCTGCCGGGCATCTCCGTCCCCGCCGGCCTCAACAAGTCCGGCCTGCCGCTCGGCCTCCAGCTCATCGGCAAGCCCTTTGACGAGGGGACCCTGTTCCAGGTGGGCTCGGTGATCGAAGAGGCCGCCGGGTCGTTCGAGGCGGAGACCTGGTGGAAGTAA
- a CDS encoding NAD(P)/FAD-dependent oxidoreductase: MTDVETIVIGAGAVGLAIARALAVSGREVMVLERHGLIGAETSSRNSEVIHAGIYYAKDSLKARCCVDGKQLLYAFCSSHGVAHQRTGKLIVATDAAQAGELETIRQRAAANGVDDLVRLTADEAREMEPELACEGALLSPSTGIIDSHGYMLALQGELEAHGGQVVLNTAVGSIGRMPDGGFSVTIDGEDGYTITAKELIVSAGRGSPELMTAFPQADPPKGTLAKGSYFKLNGKAPFSRLIYPVPMTKTGALGVHVTLDLQGRVRFGPDMEWVTEIDYRVDPARAAVFYDAIRQYWPALEDGALEADYAGIRPKIHGPGEPAPDFRIDGPEAHGMEGLVALYGIESPGLTSSLAIGELVAERLG, translated from the coding sequence ATGACTGACGTTGAAACCATCGTCATCGGGGCTGGCGCCGTCGGACTGGCGATTGCGCGGGCGCTGGCGGTTTCGGGTCGCGAGGTCATGGTGCTGGAACGGCACGGGCTGATCGGCGCGGAGACGAGTTCGCGCAATTCCGAGGTCATTCATGCCGGGATTTATTACGCCAAGGACAGCCTGAAGGCGCGTTGCTGTGTGGACGGCAAGCAGCTGCTCTATGCGTTCTGTTCAAGCCATGGCGTCGCGCACCAGCGCACGGGCAAGCTTATCGTTGCCACCGATGCCGCGCAGGCGGGCGAGCTGGAGACCATCCGCCAGCGGGCGGCGGCGAACGGGGTTGACGATCTTGTGCGGCTGACGGCGGACGAAGCACGCGAGATGGAGCCGGAACTTGCCTGCGAAGGCGCGCTGCTGTCGCCCTCCACGGGCATCATCGACAGCCATGGCTACATGCTGGCGCTGCAGGGCGAGTTGGAAGCCCATGGCGGTCAGGTGGTGCTGAATACGGCGGTCGGGTCCATCGGCCGGATGCCAGACGGAGGCTTCTCCGTCACGATCGATGGCGAGGACGGTTACACCATCACCGCGAAGGAACTGATCGTCTCCGCCGGCCGCGGTTCGCCGGAGCTGATGACCGCCTTTCCGCAAGCTGATCCGCCGAAGGGCACTCTCGCCAAGGGCAGCTATTTCAAGCTCAACGGCAAGGCGCCATTCTCAAGGCTGATCTATCCGGTGCCGATGACGAAGACCGGCGCGCTCGGGGTGCATGTGACCCTCGACCTGCAGGGCCGGGTGCGGTTCGGTCCGGACATGGAATGGGTTACAGAGATTGACTACCGGGTCGACCCGGCCCGGGCGGCGGTCTTCTACGACGCGATACGCCAGTATTGGCCTGCGCTGGAAGATGGGGCGCTGGAGGCCGATTATGCAGGGATCCGGCCGAAGATCCACGGCCCTGGCGAACCCGCGCCGGATTTCCGAATCGACGGGCCGGAGGCGCATGGCATGGAAGGCCTGGTGGCGCTCTACGGCATCGAGTCGCCGGGGCTCACCTCTTCGCTGGCGATCGGGGAACTGGTGGCGGAGCGGCTGGGGTGA
- a CDS encoding GIY-YIG nuclease family protein, with protein MLASRKHGTLYTGVTNDLARRVHEHREKAESGFTRRYDVTRLVYYETSETALEAIAREKRLKRWPREWNIQAIEAVNPEWLDLYEDLNR; from the coding sequence ATTCTGGCGAGCCGTAAACATGGAACGCTTTACACAGGCGTGACCAACGACCTGGCGAGACGGGTTCACGAGCATCGGGAAAAGGCGGAAAGCGGCTTTACCCGCCGTTATGACGTGACCCGGTTGGTTTATTACGAAACCTCCGAGACGGCTCTTGAAGCCATTGCAAGAGAGAAGCGGTTGAAACGTTGGCCGCGGGAATGGAATATTCAGGCCATCGAGGCGGTCAATCCCGAGTGGCTCGATCTTTACGAGGATCTGAACCGATAG
- a CDS encoding glucan biosynthesis protein, translating to MIDRRTFLLNASLGLGCTCSLPVTFVSAAGAASEAEDFSFESLKAKMREKAKTPYQEPAGELPEKLTNLTYDQHRAIRFRPDHALWKDGGSNFELQAFHPGWLFKHPVDLHEVIGERSWPLHFTGADFEYREPLKSEEFNALELPGIAGFRLHYPLNRPDYRDELITFLGASYFRALGKDNLYGLSARGLAVDTAAGREEEFPNFTRFYLERPVPGQNRMKIWAELESPRVTGAYAFTITPGINTEVDVDANIYLRGDVERLGIAPLTSMYLYGENDRMGFDDYRPEVHDSDGLLTLRKDGERLWRPLRNPNQLALSFFGEDSPKGFGLIQRDRHFESYQDTEAHYEKRPSLWIEPIGDWGKGQIMLAEIPSDKEIHDNIVAFWVPEEKAEAGSEKRFRYRMHWGGQPEPGSGLAQVRTTRTGQGGTAASEPDPRKRKFAVEFAGGPLAKLGSEAKLEADLKVNNATLMAHQLATLESGVWRQIFDVKQDDSGKPVELALTLKHEGKAVTETWLYQWARTV from the coding sequence GTGATTGATAGACGGACGTTTCTTCTCAATGCGTCTCTTGGATTGGGCTGCACATGCAGCCTGCCTGTAACCTTTGTTTCCGCGGCCGGTGCCGCCAGTGAGGCAGAGGATTTTTCCTTCGAAAGCCTGAAAGCGAAGATGCGGGAAAAGGCGAAAACGCCTTATCAGGAACCCGCAGGCGAGCTGCCGGAAAAACTGACGAACCTGACCTACGACCAGCACCGGGCGATCCGCTTTCGTCCCGATCATGCTCTATGGAAGGATGGCGGGTCGAATTTCGAATTGCAGGCGTTTCATCCCGGCTGGCTGTTCAAACATCCGGTCGATTTGCACGAGGTGATCGGCGAGCGGTCCTGGCCGCTGCATTTCACCGGTGCCGACTTCGAATACCGGGAGCCCCTCAAGTCAGAGGAATTCAACGCTCTGGAACTGCCCGGCATTGCCGGGTTCCGTCTGCATTATCCCCTGAACCGGCCCGACTACCGCGACGAGCTGATCACCTTCCTCGGCGCGAGCTATTTCCGTGCATTGGGCAAGGATAATCTCTATGGCCTGTCCGCCAGGGGCCTTGCGGTCGATACCGCTGCGGGGCGCGAGGAGGAGTTTCCGAACTTCACCCGGTTCTATCTGGAGCGGCCGGTGCCGGGGCAGAACCGGATGAAGATCTGGGCGGAGCTGGAAAGCCCGCGGGTGACCGGCGCCTATGCCTTCACCATCACGCCCGGCATCAACACGGAAGTGGATGTGGACGCCAACATCTACCTGCGCGGCGACGTGGAGCGGCTTGGGATCGCGCCGCTGACCTCCATGTATCTTTACGGTGAGAACGACCGCATGGGTTTCGACGATTACCGGCCGGAAGTGCATGACAGCGACGGGCTTCTCACCCTGCGCAAGGACGGCGAGCGCCTGTGGCGGCCGTTGCGCAACCCGAACCAACTGGCTCTGTCCTTCTTCGGCGAGGACAGCCCGAAAGGCTTCGGCCTGATCCAGAGGGACAGGCATTTCGAAAGCTACCAGGACACGGAAGCCCATTACGAGAAGCGGCCATCGCTCTGGATCGAGCCGATCGGAGACTGGGGCAAGGGTCAGATCATGCTGGCGGAGATCCCCTCCGACAAGGAGATCCACGACAACATCGTTGCCTTCTGGGTCCCGGAGGAAAAGGCGGAAGCTGGCTCCGAGAAACGGTTCCGCTACCGGATGCACTGGGGCGGCCAGCCGGAGCCGGGGTCGGGGCTTGCCCAGGTGCGCACCACGCGCACCGGCCAGGGCGGGACCGCGGCCTCCGAACCCGATCCGCGCAAGCGCAAGTTCGCCGTCGAGTTCGCCGGCGGGCCGCTCGCCAAGCTGGGCAGCGAGGCCAAGCTGGAGGCTGACCTCAAGGTGAACAATGCCACCTTGATGGCGCATCAGCTTGCAACGCTGGAGAGCGGCGTCTGGCGGCAGATCTTCGACGTCAAACAAGACGACAGCGGCAAACCGGTGGAACTGGCGCTGACGTTGAAACACGAGGGAAAGGCCGTAACGGAAACCTGGCTGTACCAGTGGGCCCGGACGGTCTGA
- the mdoH gene encoding glucans biosynthesis glucosyltransferase MdoH — protein MSGSPARNTALKGAWNRMDRQAVPVRRVGAFLLAAALTVGAASMFGTVAQADGFDWVDVIRILLIAVSGFWLAWGACTAILGVLFDPPAVPRNAEGPWSKTAILIPVYNENTAAVFARIEAMYRSLERTGTLHLFDFHVLSDTTNPTIAEAEGAAWQRSLVRLQAGGRLYYRHREKNTGRKAGNIADFVRTSGGAYDFMLVLDADSLMDGETVVEMVRRMEAAPTLGLLQTLPQMIGLTSLFGRMLQFSAGFFSPIFTRGVAALQGAEGPFWGHNALIRVRAFAQSCGMAALEGKPPFGGHILSHDTVEAALLARDGWQVRVDPDLQGSFEEGPANLIDYAKRDRRWCQGNLQHTRVLGAPRLKAWSRIAIVQGLFAYLSSPVWLLFLIASLAAPLFAPKPVYFDGRSLFPVFPHPETTVALALLFGVGTLLILPKAMLLLRALLNGDARRYGGKFRLVASVVLELLMTSVLAPVHMMFQSRSVFQVLTGGDSGWPAAERDDGSLPFIACLKATWWMALAGAAALVFAWELTPDLFWWLAPVSVPLVLAPVLLYVTALPAIGRLSRKAGLLLTPYEVERVRLIRDMRVALDQGREAGPQPRSVAAA, from the coding sequence ATGTCCGGATCACCGGCCCGGAACACGGCTCTGAAAGGCGCATGGAACCGGATGGACCGGCAGGCCGTCCCCGTCCGGAGGGTCGGGGCGTTCCTGCTGGCCGCGGCGCTTACGGTTGGTGCGGCTTCCATGTTCGGCACCGTCGCCCAGGCAGACGGTTTCGACTGGGTCGACGTGATCCGGATCTTGCTGATCGCCGTTTCCGGTTTCTGGCTCGCCTGGGGGGCGTGTACGGCGATCCTGGGGGTTCTTTTCGATCCCCCCGCTGTTCCCCGAAACGCAGAAGGCCCATGGTCGAAAACTGCGATACTGATCCCGGTCTACAACGAAAACACCGCGGCCGTATTTGCCCGTATCGAGGCGATGTATCGCTCGCTGGAGCGGACCGGCACCCTGCACCTGTTCGATTTCCATGTGCTGTCGGACACGACCAACCCGACGATTGCCGAGGCCGAAGGGGCCGCCTGGCAGCGGTCGCTCGTCCGGCTGCAGGCCGGCGGACGGCTTTACTATCGTCACCGGGAGAAGAACACCGGCCGCAAAGCCGGTAATATCGCCGACTTCGTGCGGACCTCCGGCGGCGCCTATGATTTCATGCTGGTGCTCGACGCGGACAGCCTGATGGACGGCGAAACGGTGGTGGAGATGGTCCGCCGGATGGAGGCCGCGCCCACGCTGGGCCTGCTGCAGACCCTGCCGCAGATGATCGGGCTCACCAGCCTGTTCGGCCGCATGCTGCAGTTTTCCGCCGGCTTCTTCTCGCCGATCTTCACCCGGGGCGTGGCTGCGCTCCAGGGGGCGGAAGGCCCGTTCTGGGGGCATAATGCACTGATCCGAGTGCGTGCCTTCGCCCAGTCCTGCGGCATGGCGGCACTGGAGGGCAAGCCGCCCTTCGGTGGGCACATCCTCAGCCACGACACCGTCGAGGCAGCACTCCTTGCCCGCGATGGCTGGCAGGTGCGGGTCGATCCGGACCTGCAGGGCTCGTTCGAGGAGGGGCCTGCAAACCTGATCGACTATGCCAAGCGCGACCGGCGCTGGTGCCAGGGCAACCTGCAGCATACGCGGGTGCTCGGCGCGCCGCGACTGAAGGCCTGGAGCCGGATCGCCATTGTCCAGGGGCTGTTTGCCTATCTGTCCTCGCCGGTGTGGCTCCTGTTCCTGATCGCGAGCTTGGCAGCACCGTTGTTTGCGCCCAAGCCGGTTTATTTCGACGGTCGGTCGCTGTTTCCCGTCTTCCCCCATCCGGAAACGACGGTGGCGCTGGCGCTGCTCTTCGGTGTCGGCACGCTCCTGATCTTGCCCAAAGCCATGCTGCTACTCCGCGCGCTTCTCAACGGCGATGCCCGTCGCTACGGAGGCAAATTCCGTCTGGTTGCCAGCGTCGTGCTGGAACTGCTGATGACCTCGGTGCTTGCACCCGTCCACATGATGTTCCAGAGCCGGTCCGTGTTCCAGGTGCTCACGGGCGGCGATTCCGGCTGGCCCGCCGCCGAGCGCGACGACGGCTCGCTGCCCTTCATTGCCTGCCTCAAGGCCACGTGGTGGATGGCCCTCGCAGGCGCTGCCGCACTGGTCTTTGCCTGGGAACTGACCCCGGACCTGTTCTGGTGGCTTGCGCCCGTCTCCGTGCCGCTCGTGCTGGCACCGGTGCTGCTCTACGTCACAGCACTGCCGGCAATTGGCCGGCTGAGCCGCAAGGCCGGACTGCTGCTGACGCCTTACGAGGTGGAGCGGGTGCGTTTGATCCGGGACATGCGGGTGGCGCTGGATCAGGGACGAGAAGCTGGACCGCAGCCCCGGTCCGTAGCTGCGGCCTGA